agatctgatgaacatcttcgaagatagatactggaactcctcaacggataagagtaaattgctcgcgatcagtgtaatagcttagtaaacagtagacttttaaccagtcatagcataattccatggggccactaaaaattgtgaaataaaaaatttttacaaaaaaaataaaaaccgacttcgttacacaaacactaaaaattgaaaaataatttaatttattaccgaatatattatgtatacaagagttaatatagttccataataatattttttggggtcggtgccaatgaggtgccattgtggagtcccataaaaatatgaagtctagacgattcgcgcagctaaagctaattggcaccggcaccaaaaagtattattatggaactatattaactcttgtatacctacataatatattcggtaataaattaaattatttttcaatttttagtgtttgtgtaacgaagtcggtttttattttttttgtaaaatttttttatttaaagtggTAAAGACCATCTCCAAAAACGTAGACAGAGTGTTTGTAATGTTCAAGCAAGTTGGCCAGGGTGCCAACCATGGTGGCAACTCTGATAACACGTTTTTCTATTGTCTACGCTTCTGTCAAATTTCCACaattccttttccttttccgtGTGGCATGGTGACGATATAAGGTGAGTTTAGCAATTTTGTGAAATAATCCTATTATAGTTGCGTATTAATgtgaaattatatttaatattgttCGTGTTACCTTGAAAGTAACGTGAATAGAGCTTTTTACTCGAAATACGTTCAATAATAAGCGCTAGCCTCCATAGCACGTGGAGGTTATGTTGCACTTTGCTCATGTTTACTGAAGAATTACGGATTCCAGTGCAATTTCATTAATTAGGCAAATTATTTAAAGTATTCAGTTCACAGTTTActgcattttttattaattgtgaTAAAGAAGCGCGAAATTTTAACCGGAGGTTAAGTTACACGTGAAAAGACCCTTACAACTCAATAAGGTAGTAATTTTGTTATAGTTGCCGTTAAAGCAACCAAAATGCCGCAGAACGAATATATAGAACGCCATCAAAAGCTTTATGGCAGGAGGCTCGACTATGAGGAGAGGAAACGAAAACGTGAGGCGCGTGAACCTCATAAGAGGGCTGAGAAAGCCCGCAAGTTGAGAGGCATCAAGGCTAAGATCTATAACAAAGAGCGGCGCAATGAAAAGATtcaaatgaaaaagaaaatcaAAGCGCATGAAGAGAAAAATGTTCGACAAAACACAGAAAAAGTTGCAGAGGGGGCTGTACCTGTCTATCTACTCGACAGAGATGTCCAATCACGAGCTAAGGTTCTTTCTAACATGATCAAACAGAAACGTAAAGAGAAGGCTGGAAAATGGGACGTTCCGATACCCAAAGTCCGAGCGCAGGCAGACGCTGAGGTCTTCAAAGTTTTGAAGTCTGGTAAATCTAAAAGGAAAGCTTGGAAACGTATGGTTACAAAGGTGACGTTTGTCGGAGAGAACTTTACTCGTAAACCTCCAAAGTTTGAGCGTTTCATCCGACCGATGGCTTTGAGGTTTAAGAAAGCTCACGTAACTCATCCGGAGTTAAAAGCGACCTTCTGCTTGCCTATTATTGGTGTGAAGAAGAACCCTAGTTCCCAGATGTACACAAGCTTAGGAGTGATCACCAAGGGTACGGTCATTGAGGTGAACATCTCCGAGTTGGGTCTGGTGACGCAGGCTGGTAAAGTTGTGTGGGGAAAGTATGCTCAGGTCACAAATAATCCTGAGAATGATGGTGTTATTAATGCTATACTTTTAGTATAATCATGTTCTGTATTTTATATAAGATTCTGCCACAATAAAACTTGAATTGAACTTATTATTTTGTCTTATTTAATGTAAACCTGTTTCTTATTTTAATCTGATAAACTAGAAAAATGTCACACCTTTGAACCGCAGATTTGCCTTACTTTTTTGAACCATAGATTTGGCTTTGAACTATTCACAATAATTTGATGACCTGTATGACAGTGAGCGCTGTGGGTGGTCTTACATTAAGTGGGAGATTCTAGGTTCAAATCCTGGCTGGAGCAATTGGTAAGAACTGTAGTGATCCATGTCTATCTTCCAATAACCAGTTTT
The Maniola hyperantus chromosome 11, iAphHyp1.2, whole genome shotgun sequence DNA segment above includes these coding regions:
- the Ip259 gene encoding ribosome biogenesis protein NSA2 homolog, coding for MPQNEYIERHQKLYGRRLDYEERKRKREAREPHKRAEKARKLRGIKAKIYNKERRNEKIQMKKKIKAHEEKNVRQNTEKVAEGAVPVYLLDRDVQSRAKVLSNMIKQKRKEKAGKWDVPIPKVRAQADAEVFKVLKSGKSKRKAWKRMVTKVTFVGENFTRKPPKFERFIRPMALRFKKAHVTHPELKATFCLPIIGVKKNPSSQMYTSLGVITKGTVIEVNISELGLVTQAGKVVWGKYAQVTNNPENDGVINAILLV